CTAATTTGACGATATAGGACGCTTGTTGCTCTCTGTGTCAAAGCTGTGCCACCAGCACTTCTAGCAAACACAAGACGTGCAAAGTTCAtgttttcaacaaatttaattttaattatattttagaaatattaaattataattgtgTTCACATCGATGCAACCGGCTTCCCTCAAACATATGATATGTAGCATGCTCAATATAGCCGCGTTCAGATATTTCGATAAGCATGTTCAACATAAGCTGCGTACAGATATTTCGCTTCTTACAACTGCTGTGAATAAAAATACCTGCTTTGAATTAATGTTTATTGTGAACTTAATAGAAAAACGAAGTGTGCAATCTGGCAAGAATAATTGAATCTTTTCGAATGTGCTGAAAAGAAAGGGCCGGTGAAGTGTAAACAactattgtttatatattttgtaaaaaatagcaCGTAAAGATAACATTAATTAATGAGTAAAAGTCTACTTAATACGTTGAAAAAATGAAAGTTGCAGTGGAAGGCTGTGCTCATGGCGAGCTGGAAAAGATCTATGAAACCATCCAAAGCATTGAAAATGAAGAGGGCTTTAAAGTAGACTTGTTGCTTTGCTGTGGTGATTTTCAGGCTACACGCAATCTCGATGATCTGCAGACGATGGCTGTGCCGCAAAAGTACTTGGATATGTGTACCTTTTACAAGTTAGTCATAACCGCGCAAAATTTGCAACATAACACTCTATAATTCTTATTTTTAGATACTACAGCGGCGAGCTAGTAGCGCCTatacttacaatatttataGGCGGTAATCATGAGGCCTCCAATTACCTACAAGAACTTCCGTACGGCGGTTGGGTGGCGCCTAATATATACTACCTAGGCTATGCCGGAGTTGTGAACGTTAATGGCGTACGCATAGCAGGTTTGTCAGGTATCTATAAAGGTCACGACTATTTACGTGGACGCTTTGAATATGCGCCTTACACAGACGCCACACGCACAAGTGTTTACCATGTGCGACAGCTAGAAGTATTTCGTTTAAAACAATTATCTGGTGAAACAGATATTTTTATGTCACACGATTGGCCGCGTGGCATATACAACTATGGAAATAAGTCTCAATTGGCACGTTTCAAACCACATTTTCGCGATGAAATGGATAGAGGTCAACTGGGAAGTAGACCATGTGAGGATCtactaaaaatgttaaaaccCAAATACTGGTTCGCTGCACATTTACATTGTAAATTCGCCGCAGTGGTGCCACATGATGAAGTGGATGATAGCAGTGGAGAAACTGGTACTACAAATTGCGAAGAACGGAATTTGAAGCAAAAGGAAGTTGCCAAGAATAAGGaagaaaatataactaaatttttagcTTTAGATAAATGTTTGCCCAAACGACGTTTTCTACAATTACTCGACATTGAATCGCCACAATTTTCCGAAGGCGAAATTCGTATGGAATATGATCTTGAATGGTTAACAATACTTTATTTGACAAATCATTTAACAAATGTCAAAGCCTCCAAATACTATCTACCGGGTCCACAAAATGCAGCCAGCACTGAACGTTATAATTTTACACCCACCATTGATGAAATGGAACATGTACGCAATAAATTTGCCGCTGACCTGTTGGTGCCGAAAAACTTTGCACGCACTGTTGAACCATACAACCGCAGTGAAGATAATAACGGACATGTACCGCAACCGAAAGCGCAAATTAACCCGCAGTCTCAGCAGTTCTGTGATGCTTTAGGTATTGACGATCCTGTCAGCTTAGCATTAATAATTGGCGGACACGAACTGAACTATTCGTCTACGTTGAATGAAAGCACAGACACAGAGTTCAATGATTCCGCTACATCCATGCAAACGGAACACTCCAGCTTGAATATGTCAGGTAGCACAAGCGATGCGTTATCGCCACGGCAGATAAGTCCTTTTAAACGGAAGAATAGCATAGGACTAAATTTACCAAAACCCATAGCTGAAGTGGAAGGTGTGGAAAGTGAACTTGGAGTAGTAAAAAATACCGATGAAATTCAGATCGATAATAGCTCTGGGGATGAAGCAGAAAAGGTGCTTCCATTGGGAGTGGAAACAACAAACGAAGTTGATGAGGAGACGAATGTTTTGAATGCGAAACC
The sequence above is drawn from the Bactrocera oleae isolate idBacOlea1 chromosome 5, idBacOlea1, whole genome shotgun sequence genome and encodes:
- the ldbr gene encoding lariat debranching enzyme, with product MKVAVEGCAHGELEKIYETIQSIENEEGFKVDLLLCCGDFQATRNLDDLQTMAVPQKYLDMCTFYKYYSGELVAPILTIFIGGNHEASNYLQELPYGGWVAPNIYYLGYAGVVNVNGVRIAGLSGIYKGHDYLRGRFEYAPYTDATRTSVYHVRQLEVFRLKQLSGETDIFMSHDWPRGIYNYGNKSQLARFKPHFRDEMDRGQLGSRPCEDLLKMLKPKYWFAAHLHCKFAAVVPHDEVDDSSGETGTTNCEERNLKQKEVAKNKEENITKFLALDKCLPKRRFLQLLDIESPQFSEGEIRMEYDLEWLTILYLTNHLTNVKASKYYLPGPQNAASTERYNFTPTIDEMEHVRNKFAADLLVPKNFARTVEPYNRSEDNNGHVPQPKAQINPQSQQFCDALGIDDPVSLALIIGGHELNYSSTLNESTDTEFNDSATSMQTEHSSLNMSGSTSDALSPRQISPFKRKNSIGLNLPKPIAEVEGVESELGVVKNTDEIQIDNSSGDEAEKVLPLGVETTNEVDEETNVLNAKPPIKKFKRRNQSVYMNEDKEVEE